The following coding sequences lie in one bacterium genomic window:
- a CDS encoding BMP family ABC transporter substrate-binding protein, translating into FEGGGKLARKHTDLKISYIGNWTDASAAREATLAQISTGVDMLIHNANEAARGFFQAVEENPKVFAFGTNKNQNDLAPTSILASATLDVPGALLLVAREVRSGQFYPRSIRFGLRDGVVRIEWNDALRSRIPDPVWDGVQKLIADVKSGSVTVPRAGF; encoded by the coding sequence CATTCGAAGGCGGTGGAAAGCTCGCGCGCAAGCACACCGATCTGAAGATCTCGTATATCGGAAACTGGACCGATGCCTCCGCTGCTCGCGAGGCGACGCTCGCTCAGATTTCGACGGGTGTCGATATGCTGATCCACAACGCAAACGAAGCTGCGCGTGGATTCTTTCAGGCCGTCGAGGAGAACCCAAAGGTCTTCGCCTTCGGCACGAACAAGAACCAGAATGATCTCGCGCCGACCTCGATCCTGGCTTCGGCCACGCTCGATGTTCCCGGTGCCCTGCTGCTCGTGGCCCGCGAAGTGAGGTCGGGCCAGTTTTATCCCCGCTCGATTCGTTTCGGGTTGCGCGACGGGGTCGTGCGCATCGAGTGGAACGATGCGCTGCGCTCGCGCATTCCAGATCCTGTCTGGGACGGTGTCCAGAAATTGATTGCGGATGTGAAGTCCGGATCGGTCACCGTACCTCGCGCCGGGTTCTAG